One region of Pangasianodon hypophthalmus isolate fPanHyp1 chromosome 15, fPanHyp1.pri, whole genome shotgun sequence genomic DNA includes:
- the LOC113525430 gene encoding core histone macro-H2A.1 isoform X3 produces the protein MSSRGGKKKLTKTSRSVRAGVIFPVGRMLRYIKHNLPKYRIGVGAPVYLAAVLEYLTAEILELAGNAARDNKKGRVTPRHILLAIANDEELNQLLKGVTIAAGGVLPNIHPELLAKKRGSKGKLEVVASPPPAKSKTTKKTPTAKKTPSKKSSRVKRRGDGSKAVNADSTTDSPSDGFTVLSSKSLFLGQKLNLIHSEISNLAGFDVEGVINPTNAEIDLKDDLGSALEKKGGKEFGEAVLELRKKNGPLEVAGAAMTSGYGLPAKFVIHCNSPGWGSDKCEELLDKTVKNCLALADEKKLKSVAFPSIGSGRNGFPKQMAAQLILKAINSYFVSTMSSSIKTVYFVLFDSESIGIYVQEMAKLDTK, from the exons ATGTCGAGTCGAGGAGGGAAGAAGAAGTTGACGAAGACGTCTCGCTCGGTGAGAGCAGGAGTGATTTTCCCTGTGGGTCGAATGCTGCGGTACATCAAACACAACCTCCCCAAGTACCGCATCGGGGTCGGAGCTCCTGTTTACCTCGCTGCAGTGCTGGAGTacctcacag ctgAAATTCTGGAGTTAGCGGGTAACGCAGCTCGTGACAATAAGAAAGGTCGAGTGACTCCGCGTCACATCCTGCTGGCCATCGCTAACGACGAGGAGCTCAATCAG ctgttgAAAGGTGTGACAATCGCTGCAGGAGGAGTTTTACCCAACATCCACCCCGAGCTGCTCGCCAAGAAACGAGGCTCTAAAGGTAAACTGGAGGTCGTGGCGTCGCCTCCACCGGCCAAGAGCAAAACcaccaaaaaaacaccaacCGCCAAAAAAACCCCCAGCAAGAAGTCCTCCAGAGtgaag aggcGTGGCGATGGCAGTAAAGCGGTGAACGCAGACAGCACCACTGACTCTCCGTCTGATGGCTTCACCGTTCTCTCGTCTAAGAGCCTCTTCCTGGGGCAGAAG TTGAATCTGATTCACAGTGAGATCAGTAATTTGGCTGGTTTTGATGTGGAAGGTGTCATTAATCCCACTAACGCTGAGATTGACCTTAAAGATGATTTAG GGAGTGCGCTGGAGAAGAAGGGTGGGAAGGAGTTCGGTGAAGCCGTGTTGGAGCTGCGCAAGAAGAACGGCCCTCTGGAGGTGGCTGGAG CGGCAATGACGTCGGGTTACGGCCTTCCAGCGAAGTTTGTGATCCACTGTAACAGTCCCGGCTGGGGCTCGGATAAGTGCGAGGAGCTGCTGGATAAAACCGTGAAGAACTGCCTCGCTCTGGCTGATGAGAAGAAACTCAAATCTGTGGCGTTTCCCTCCATTGGCAGCGGCAG AAACGGTTTTCCGAAGCAGATGGCCGCTCAGCTGATCCTGAAAGCCATCAACAGCTACTTCGTGTCCACCATGTCGTCCTCCATCAAGACCGTGTACTTCGTCCTGTTTGACAGTGAGAGCATCGGCATCTACGTCCAGGAAATGGCCAAACTCGACACCAAATAA
- the LOC113525426 gene encoding uncharacterized protein LOC113525426 isoform X1, with amino-acid sequence MILPALLFLCFFAGKPAELKVNVLAVAEGSDVSLSCSSATGESHWLRHKPNTSLKLNTTEFLLIKNFQKQDEGYYDCNIGTHQHMFKLELKHGSTKEQLIFFRASEGDSVFFFCKALSAASLKAQWSWTSHTSSHSIGLNQNSHHFNNRLRFRENENDFSLEISPVQWNDSGKFSCNINSASKDQASVFELVLVKVSADPPGIMFGHSVRLKCELSSQNKDFRVLWMNTETRETFSNPLELKDVALSQQSWTCCVFNSSVLRAVFPLTLNITHAFTTTPPSPTPPSPTPPSPTHTEPETPTAHTTAAADNYTSNPDAEHGQSHTITTTIIIIGVFIIFILVVVFIAAFSTKTPEKRTESVTYAEVKFRKKSDASTEHQLNSTDVPAEEESEVLYATVRLS; translated from the exons ATGATTCTACCTGCTTTACTTTTCTTGTGTTTCTTTGCTGGAAAACCTGCCGAGTTAAAAG TAAATGTACTTGCAGTGGCAGAAGGAAGCGACGTGTCTTTAAGCTGCTCCTCGGCCACTGGCGAGTCTCACTGGCTCAGACATAAACCCAACACCAGTCTGAAATTAAACACCACAGAATTTCTCCTGATAAAAAACTTTCAGAAGCAGGACGAGGGATATTACGACTGTAACATTGGAACACATCAACACATGTTCAAGTTAGAATTAAAGCATG gatCCACAAAGGAACAGTTAATTTTTTTCCGAGCCTCTGAGGGagattcagtttttttcttctgtaaagcTCTGAGCGCTGCATCGTTAAAGGCTCAATGGTCCTGGACATCTCACACATCATCTCATTCCATCGGACTAAACCAGAATTCTCATCACTTTAATAATCGGCTACGGttcagagaaaatgaaaatgatttttctttagAAATCTCCCCTGTACAGTGGAACGACTCGGGGAAATTCAGCTGCAACATAAATTCAGCTTCTAAAGACCAAGCGAGCGTGTTTGAGCTAGTGCTGGTGAAAG TATCTGCAGATCCTCCGGGGATAATGTTCGGCCACAGCGTCCGCTTAAAGTGTGAGCTTTCTTCTCAGAATAAAGATTTCCGCGTGTTGTGGATGAACACAGAAACACGAGAGACGTTCTCAAACCCGCTCGAGCTGAAAGATGTTGCGCTGAGTCAGCAGAGCTGGACCTGTTGCGTGTTTAACAGCTCCGTGCTGAGAGCCGTGTTTCCTCTCACGCTCAACATCACACACGCCTTtactacaacacctccatcacccacacctccatcacccacacctccatcacccacacacaccgagCCAGAGACTCCAACAGCACACACTACAGCTGCAGCAGACAACTACACATCCAACCCTGATGCAG AACACGGCCAGTctcacaccatcaccaccaccatcatcatcatcggagtcttcatcatcttcatcctcgTAGTCGTGTTCATTGCTGCGTTCAGCACAAAGACACCTGAGA agaggacagagagtGTAACCTACGCTGAAGTGAAGTTCAGGAAAAAATCAG ACGCTTCCACCGAACACCAGCTGAATTCT ACTGACGTTCCAGCTGAAGAAGAATCTGAAGTTTTGTACGCGACAGTTCGTTTGTcttag
- the LOC113525430 gene encoding core histone macro-H2A.1 isoform X2, translating to MSSRGGKKKLTKTSRSVRAGVIFPVGRMLRYIKHNLPKYRIGVGAPVYLAAVLEYLTAEILELAGNAARDNKKGRVTPRHILLAIANDEELNQLLKGVTIAAGGVLPNIHPELLAKKRGSKGKLEVVASPPPAKSKTTKKTPTAKKTPSKKSSRVKRRGDGSKAVNADSTTDSPSDGFTVLSSKSLFLGQKLQVVQADISSISSDAVVHPTNSTFHTGGEVGSALEKKGGKEFGEAVLELRKKNGPLEVAGAAMTSGYGLPAKFVIHCNSPGWGSDKCEELLDKTVKNCLALADEKKLKSVAFPSIGSGSVSYRC from the exons ATGTCGAGTCGAGGAGGGAAGAAGAAGTTGACGAAGACGTCTCGCTCGGTGAGAGCAGGAGTGATTTTCCCTGTGGGTCGAATGCTGCGGTACATCAAACACAACCTCCCCAAGTACCGCATCGGGGTCGGAGCTCCTGTTTACCTCGCTGCAGTGCTGGAGTacctcacag ctgAAATTCTGGAGTTAGCGGGTAACGCAGCTCGTGACAATAAGAAAGGTCGAGTGACTCCGCGTCACATCCTGCTGGCCATCGCTAACGACGAGGAGCTCAATCAG ctgttgAAAGGTGTGACAATCGCTGCAGGAGGAGTTTTACCCAACATCCACCCCGAGCTGCTCGCCAAGAAACGAGGCTCTAAAGGTAAACTGGAGGTCGTGGCGTCGCCTCCACCGGCCAAGAGCAAAACcaccaaaaaaacaccaacCGCCAAAAAAACCCCCAGCAAGAAGTCCTCCAGAGtgaag aggcGTGGCGATGGCAGTAAAGCGGTGAACGCAGACAGCACCACTGACTCTCCGTCTGATGGCTTCACCGTTCTCTCGTCTAAGAGCCTCTTCCTGGGGCAGAAG CTGCAAGTCGTACAAGCTGATATTTCCTCCATCAGCAGTGACGCTGTCGTTCATCCCACCAACTCCACCTTCCACACAGGTGGAGAAGTAG GGAGTGCGCTGGAGAAGAAGGGTGGGAAGGAGTTCGGTGAAGCCGTGTTGGAGCTGCGCAAGAAGAACGGCCCTCTGGAGGTGGCTGGAG CGGCAATGACGTCGGGTTACGGCCTTCCAGCGAAGTTTGTGATCCACTGTAACAGTCCCGGCTGGGGCTCGGATAAGTGCGAGGAGCTGCTGGATAAAACCGTGAAGAACTGCCTCGCTCTGGCTGATGAGAAGAAACTCAAATCTGTGGCGTTTCCCTCCATTGGCAGCGGCAG
- the LOC113525426 gene encoding uncharacterized protein LOC113525426 isoform X2 encodes MILPALLFLCFFAGKPAELKVAEGSDVSLSCSSATGESHWLRHKPNTSLKLNTTEFLLIKNFQKQDEGYYDCNIGTHQHMFKLELKHGSTKEQLIFFRASEGDSVFFFCKALSAASLKAQWSWTSHTSSHSIGLNQNSHHFNNRLRFRENENDFSLEISPVQWNDSGKFSCNINSASKDQASVFELVLVKVSADPPGIMFGHSVRLKCELSSQNKDFRVLWMNTETRETFSNPLELKDVALSQQSWTCCVFNSSVLRAVFPLTLNITHAFTTTPPSPTPPSPTPPSPTHTEPETPTAHTTAAADNYTSNPDAEHGQSHTITTTIIIIGVFIIFILVVVFIAAFSTKTPEKRTESVTYAEVKFRKKSDASTEHQLNSTDVPAEEESEVLYATVRLS; translated from the exons ATGATTCTACCTGCTTTACTTTTCTTGTGTTTCTTTGCTGGAAAACCTGCCGAGTTAAAAG TGGCAGAAGGAAGCGACGTGTCTTTAAGCTGCTCCTCGGCCACTGGCGAGTCTCACTGGCTCAGACATAAACCCAACACCAGTCTGAAATTAAACACCACAGAATTTCTCCTGATAAAAAACTTTCAGAAGCAGGACGAGGGATATTACGACTGTAACATTGGAACACATCAACACATGTTCAAGTTAGAATTAAAGCATG gatCCACAAAGGAACAGTTAATTTTTTTCCGAGCCTCTGAGGGagattcagtttttttcttctgtaaagcTCTGAGCGCTGCATCGTTAAAGGCTCAATGGTCCTGGACATCTCACACATCATCTCATTCCATCGGACTAAACCAGAATTCTCATCACTTTAATAATCGGCTACGGttcagagaaaatgaaaatgatttttctttagAAATCTCCCCTGTACAGTGGAACGACTCGGGGAAATTCAGCTGCAACATAAATTCAGCTTCTAAAGACCAAGCGAGCGTGTTTGAGCTAGTGCTGGTGAAAG TATCTGCAGATCCTCCGGGGATAATGTTCGGCCACAGCGTCCGCTTAAAGTGTGAGCTTTCTTCTCAGAATAAAGATTTCCGCGTGTTGTGGATGAACACAGAAACACGAGAGACGTTCTCAAACCCGCTCGAGCTGAAAGATGTTGCGCTGAGTCAGCAGAGCTGGACCTGTTGCGTGTTTAACAGCTCCGTGCTGAGAGCCGTGTTTCCTCTCACGCTCAACATCACACACGCCTTtactacaacacctccatcacccacacctccatcacccacacctccatcacccacacacaccgagCCAGAGACTCCAACAGCACACACTACAGCTGCAGCAGACAACTACACATCCAACCCTGATGCAG AACACGGCCAGTctcacaccatcaccaccaccatcatcatcatcggagtcttcatcatcttcatcctcgTAGTCGTGTTCATTGCTGCGTTCAGCACAAAGACACCTGAGA agaggacagagagtGTAACCTACGCTGAAGTGAAGTTCAGGAAAAAATCAG ACGCTTCCACCGAACACCAGCTGAATTCT ACTGACGTTCCAGCTGAAGAAGAATCTGAAGTTTTGTACGCGACAGTTCGTTTGTcttag
- the faxdc2 gene encoding fatty acid hydroxylase domain-containing protein 2 translates to MNGPMREQHGVTQLAKLQKRDRETDRERERERERLCSGHYSDVKAMRASSSSSSSSSSSCVCDSSGGLWDSLKKAAFVIGSGLFFLVAFRNSVTWHLQRFWGASGDFWQTQWTRLYTAFDGNEASLFFIGTMLVPTFFFWLFNGFLMIVDTTGKPAFITRYRIQQDKNNPVEVERVWRAVKVVLCNQLFLSVPLVILTYTVMSWRGELCAPQLPTFHWVLLELAVCGLLEEVLFYYSHRLFHHPFFYKRIHKVHHEWTAPIGVVSLYAHPVEHVFSNMLPALIGPVLLGSHMSTTSLWFTVALIVTSISHCGYHLPLLPSPEFHDFHHLKFNQCYGVLGVLDRLHGTDDKFRKTKEYERHTLLLSLTPLSKSIPDTPKKHE, encoded by the exons ATGAATGGACCAATGAGAGAGCAGCATGGCGTCACGCAGCTCGCAAAACTtcagaagagagacagagagacagacagagagagagagagagagagagagagactctgcaGCGGACATTACT CTGATGTTAAGGCCATGAGAGcttcctcttcatcatcatcctcctcctcctcctcctgtgtgtgt gacagcAGTGGTGGTCTGTGGGATTCACTGAAAAAAGCGGCGTTTGTTATCGGATCAGGACTTTTCTTCCTGGTGGCCTTTAGGAACTCAGTGACGTG gcatCTGCAGAGGTTTTGGGGAGCATCAGGGGATTTCTGGCAGACACAGTGGACCAGACTTTATACAGCATTTGATGGAAATGAGGCGTCTCTGTTCTTCATCG gaacgatGCTGGTGCCAACGTTCTTCTTCTGGCTGTTTAACGGCTTCCTGATGATCGTAGATACGACGGGAAAACCTGCGTTCATCACACGCTACAGAATTCAGCAGGACAAAAACAACCCG GTGGAGGTGGAGCGTGTGTGGCGGGCCGTGAAGGTGGTTCTGTGTAATCAGTTGTTCTTGTCGGTTCCGTTGGTGATTCTCACCTACACTGTGATGTCATGGCGTGGAGAACTCTGCGCTCCTCAACTGCCCACGTTCCACTGGGTTCTACTGGAGCTTGCTGTGTGTGGCCTGCTGGAGGAAGTGCTGTTCTACTACTcacacag GCTGTTCCACCATCCGTTCTTCTACAAACGCATCCATAAGGTCCATCACGAGTGGACCGCGCCCATTGGAGTCGTGTCTCTGTACGCTCATCCCGTGgagcatgtg TTCTCCAACATGCTGCCGGCTCTGATAGGTCCGGTTCTGCTGGGTTCTCACATGTCCACCACGTCTCTGTGGTTCACCGTGGCTCTGATCGTCACCTCCATCTCACACTGCGGTTATCACCTGCCCCTGCTGCCCTCGCCCGAGTTCCACGACTTCCACCACCTCAA GTTTAATCAGTGTTACGGTGTTCTGGGAGTTCTGGACCGGCTTCATGGCACCGACGATAAATTCCGCAAAACCAAAGAATACGAGcgacacacactcctgctgagTCTCACACCGCTCTCCAAGAGCATCCCGGACACGCCCAAAAAACACGAGTGA
- the LOC113525430 gene encoding core histone macro-H2A.1 isoform X1 produces MSSRGGKKKLTKTSRSVRAGVIFPVGRMLRYIKHNLPKYRIGVGAPVYLAAVLEYLTAEILELAGNAARDNKKGRVTPRHILLAIANDEELNQLLKGVTIAAGGVLPNIHPELLAKKRGSKGKLEVVASPPPAKSKTTKKTPTAKKTPSKKSSRVKRRGDGSKAVNADSTTDSPSDGFTVLSSKSLFLGQKLQVVQADISSISSDAVVHPTNSTFHTGGEVGSALEKKGGKEFGEAVLELRKKNGPLEVAGAAMTSGYGLPAKFVIHCNSPGWGSDKCEELLDKTVKNCLALADEKKLKSVAFPSIGSGRNGFPKQMAAQLILKAINSYFVSTMSSSIKTVYFVLFDSESIGIYVQEMAKLDTK; encoded by the exons ATGTCGAGTCGAGGAGGGAAGAAGAAGTTGACGAAGACGTCTCGCTCGGTGAGAGCAGGAGTGATTTTCCCTGTGGGTCGAATGCTGCGGTACATCAAACACAACCTCCCCAAGTACCGCATCGGGGTCGGAGCTCCTGTTTACCTCGCTGCAGTGCTGGAGTacctcacag ctgAAATTCTGGAGTTAGCGGGTAACGCAGCTCGTGACAATAAGAAAGGTCGAGTGACTCCGCGTCACATCCTGCTGGCCATCGCTAACGACGAGGAGCTCAATCAG ctgttgAAAGGTGTGACAATCGCTGCAGGAGGAGTTTTACCCAACATCCACCCCGAGCTGCTCGCCAAGAAACGAGGCTCTAAAGGTAAACTGGAGGTCGTGGCGTCGCCTCCACCGGCCAAGAGCAAAACcaccaaaaaaacaccaacCGCCAAAAAAACCCCCAGCAAGAAGTCCTCCAGAGtgaag aggcGTGGCGATGGCAGTAAAGCGGTGAACGCAGACAGCACCACTGACTCTCCGTCTGATGGCTTCACCGTTCTCTCGTCTAAGAGCCTCTTCCTGGGGCAGAAG CTGCAAGTCGTACAAGCTGATATTTCCTCCATCAGCAGTGACGCTGTCGTTCATCCCACCAACTCCACCTTCCACACAGGTGGAGAAGTAG GGAGTGCGCTGGAGAAGAAGGGTGGGAAGGAGTTCGGTGAAGCCGTGTTGGAGCTGCGCAAGAAGAACGGCCCTCTGGAGGTGGCTGGAG CGGCAATGACGTCGGGTTACGGCCTTCCAGCGAAGTTTGTGATCCACTGTAACAGTCCCGGCTGGGGCTCGGATAAGTGCGAGGAGCTGCTGGATAAAACCGTGAAGAACTGCCTCGCTCTGGCTGATGAGAAGAAACTCAAATCTGTGGCGTTTCCCTCCATTGGCAGCGGCAG AAACGGTTTTCCGAAGCAGATGGCCGCTCAGCTGATCCTGAAAGCCATCAACAGCTACTTCGTGTCCACCATGTCGTCCTCCATCAAGACCGTGTACTTCGTCCTGTTTGACAGTGAGAGCATCGGCATCTACGTCCAGGAAATGGCCAAACTCGACACCAAATAA